From one Papilio machaon chromosome 16, ilPapMach1.1, whole genome shotgun sequence genomic stretch:
- the LOC123721800 gene encoding uncharacterized protein LOC123721800 — translation MVLLSPTIRAMRNLLACCESYALTHGLVYNVAKSEYLVFGAGGGKYPEVVPVIKLNGTELKRVYQFKYLGHYVTADLKDQVDIERERRALAVRCNMVARRFARCSKQVKVTLFKAYCQVFYTCSLWTNYTQRAVSALRVQYNNGFRMLMGLPRFCSASGMLAQAGVDGCHAIIRKKSASLLCRLRASSNSILGTIAWRFDSPLLLGIVRRCISNNNLVTK, via the coding sequence ATGGTGCTGCTGAGTCCAACAATCAGGGCAATGAGAAACTTACTAGCTTGTTGTGAGTCATACGCTCTGACGCATGGCCTAGTATATAATGTGGCAAAAAGTGAATACTTGGTCTTTGGGGCAGGTGGTGGTAAATATCCAGAGGTCGTACCTGTAATTAAACTGAATGGTACTGAACTAAAACGCgtctatcaatttaaatatctagGTCATTATGTGACTGCCGACCTTAAGGATCAAGTGGATATAGAGAGGGAGCGTAGGGCGCTGGCAGTCCGATGTAATATGGTGGCGCGAAGGTTTGCTCGTTGTAGCAAGCAAGTAAAAGTAACGCTTTTCAAAGCCTACTGTCAAGTGTTCTATACGTGCAGCCTTTGGACCAACTATACGCAGCGGGCTGTCAGTGCTTTGCGCGTCCAATACAATAATGGATTCAGGATGCTGATGGGGCTGCCTCGTTTCTGCAGTGCATCTGGTATGCTTGCTCAGGCAGGAGTTGATGGATGCCATGCCATCATAAGAAAAAAGTCTGCTTCGCTGCTCTGCAGACTGAGAGCTAGCTCCAACTCCATCCTGGGCACCATAGCATGGAGATTTGACTCTCCGCTGTTACTAGGAATTGTTCGTAGATGCATTTCGAACAATAAcctagtaacaaaataa